The Cryptococcus deuterogattii R265 chromosome 4, complete sequence genome segment tgcttggagatgatgtggaaaaggggaaCGGGGACAGTCATCTTGGCACCCATACCAACTTGGACGTAAGTGCCGCTAAATGGCGTGAAAATCCCAGGTCagcatgatgatgaataGGTATGGTCTTTGTAAAACGAGACGTACGCGGGTTTTAATACCGCCAAACCGATTTGAACACAAGTAGGCGCACCGGAAGCTTCGATGGCGAGATCGATGGCACCCTTTCCTCGCTCGGGAATGCCAAGCTGCTGACGAAGTTCACCAGCGACTCGAGTGGTGTACGCTTCtccgtcttcatcatcctttttaGAACCCTATCTCTTTCCATTACTTATGACAACTACCTTTAAGGAAGATAGAAGACTTACAGGGATGCAAATATCAGTGGCAGCATAGCTCTTGGCGAAGTCCAGTCTTTCCTTGTTAATATCCACGGCAATAACTCTCCTCGCTCCCAAGGCCCTCGCAACAGCCATACACAAGAGCCCAACAGGTCCAGCACCAAAGACAATTACGGTCTGGTCAGACTTGCAACGTCCCAAGGTGGCAACAGAGTGAACACCGACGGAGAGGGGTTCCATCATAgcaccatcttcaaaggAAACAGATtcgggaagagggtggaCGAGGTCAGCCGGGAGCACATAGTATCGGCAGAGTGTACCAAAGATGATAGGTGGTGTAGCGGCAAAGCTCATGTAAGGACAGAGCTGCGTCTTTCATCAGCGACTGATCACAGACGTTTCCTTTAAGCACTGCTTAGAATAGAAACTCACCTCGTACAAGCCCGCTTTACAGTTGGCACAAGATCTACAGCAAACACCAGGCTCCATAGCCACCCTGGTACCGACCTTGACACCTAGGTCCTCTCTCACGTTAGGACCGAGCTTCACGACCACACCAGAGGACTCGTGGCCCAAACACATGGGTTCCTCAAGGACGAAAGAGCCAATACGGCCATGTTGAAGGTAGTGCACATCAGAGCCACAGATGCCGGTCTTGACGACCTTGACGAGGACTTGGTCATTGTGAATCTCGGGGATGGGACGCTACAGAAGAATAGGGTGTAAGCAATGGGTAGTAAATATTGAGAGAAAGTGCCAATGACGACGTACCTGGTCGAACCTGACGTCTTCGACGCCATGGAGGACAAAACTGGTGTTGTCTGGGTTGAGTTCGGTAGACATCGTGGTATCAGATCTGCTTCGTAATGGATTGGGgttgggaaagagagaaaaaaggatggTTTGGTCTTTATACAAAACTTTTGCATAGCATATGGTCATAATGTTGTGCATGTGTGTACTTTCGAGATGAATCGGCGGTAACCGGGCCATCCGAAGCTTGGTGGCTGGCTCTTGTCACGAGCGACGAGTGTTAATGCGCATCGCTAATAatggctgctgttgctgctgtgaATTTGATAGGGGAAAGCCACTGGCAAGTCCAGAACGGGGAGGGCCTCCGCTCCGCTTTTTCATACCGGCGGCATTTGGACGAGCAGGAtcggaggaggaagcgaCGAGAGCAATAGCATCGCGCGTCATCCTACCGGTTTATCCAGCAGATCAGCCGAAAAAGGCACACCACTGTCGAGCAATCCCACGTGGAACCAGACGCTCTGCCACCACCACTGGCGGACAACTTCGTCCCGCTTGTCCATGAAAGTCGCTGCGTGAGCCGCTTGACTTCTTACTTGACTCCTGATTGCACCAGCCAACTACTTCCCCCATCAGCACCATTATGTACTATTCTGATTCGCCTCCAAGATTGCCCTTATCCATTCTCAATTTCAACATCCCTTTTTGCCTTTCTGTCGTGCCTATAAAACTCATCCGGACTATTCTTCAGCACATTATTCCGTGTCTCACCAACCCACACTGGCCCTCTTGCATGGGTCTAAAAACGCTGTGGGCATGATTTCTCACATGGACAAGTCGAACATCTACAAAGTCTGTTACCCCTTGCTGGACGACAAGAAGACCAAGTCCTCCCCAGGTAAAAACATTATCCTCAAGCGGGCATGTCTCCCAATGGCATACCTCAAAGTAACATATATTCTCTATTCTGTCAGgatatatatattcatGTTGCCGAAGGCAAACTCTGTTAAAGCGCATGTGCAACACCCATTATTGGCATGCAAAATCATCGCCCTCTTTCAAGTTCACTGTCATTCTGTCTGACAAGACAGCGATCGTACCGAATCGTCGTTTCTGACATCAGGTTTATCCTTTATAATGCGTCATTTTCAGATCCTACAGATAATACATCGAGCAAAGGAGACTGTGGAGTCGAGGATTCATTTTGTGGGGCCAGATCGATGGAGCAGACCgacgaatggaaggaaCAGATCATTGGgcattcttttcccttgACGGGATTAGATTGAATACAACGTATGATGGCTGTAAAAACGGTCCTGTAAGGTCACTGGAGAAGGTATATCGAAGGTAGTTATAGAGCTTCTGTATATAAATAATGCGGATGTCTGTTTTGTTTCTGTGGGTATCTTCACACTAGATCAACCAGTATGAATGGCAGCTTATCCAGGTCCGTTAGTAATAATTAGAATGCATTGAAGAAACGTACGAACTGCAAGGCCAGACCGTTGACAATTGAAAAGCTGGTGGCCTGTTCGCCTTCTTAACCGTGCAAGTCGACGAGATGGCCGACGCGCACATAAGAACAGGTCGCTGAAACTCAGGCGCGAGAAAATACTCCCGCGCAGCGAAAGAGGCGCCACAAACTGAGTCTCTGAAATCCCCGCCGTTTCGCATCCAAACTCCGACAAAGTGGCGAGCTCCGCTTTTCTCCCTTGGATGGTTCTATGGCCAGTCACAACAGTTTCCCAAGTTTCgcctcatctttctcttctcttcttctcaaccttcaaccaaaaaaacaaaCCCCAAGGGTATCACCTTAACAGCTCGCAAGATGTCTGCCTCTCAAATCATTAGCAAGCGCAGAAAGTTCGTCGCCGACGGTGTCTTCCAGGCCGAGCTCAACGACTT includes the following:
- a CDS encoding chlorophyll synthesis pathway protein BchC → MSTELNPDNTSFVLHGVEDVRFDQRPIPEIHNDQVLVKVVKTGICGSDVHYLQHGRIGSFVLEEPMCLGHESSGVVVKLGPNVREDLGVKVGTRVAMEPGVCCRSCANCKAGLYELCPYMSFAATPPIIFGTLCRYYVLPADLVHPLPESVSFEDGAMMEPLSVGVHSVATLGRCKSDQTVIVFGAGPVGLLCMAVARALGARRVIAVDINKERLDFAKSYAATDICIPGSKKDDEDGEAYTTRVAGELRQQLGIPERGKGAIDLAIEASGAPTCVQIGLAVLKPAGTYVQVGMGAKMTVPVPLFHIISKQLHVVGSFRYGSGDYPLAISLVERGLINLKPLVTQRFRFEDAKEAFEATKAGKDKDGKGVIKCIINGPE